One window of the Anomaloglossus baeobatrachus isolate aAnoBae1 chromosome 12, aAnoBae1.hap1, whole genome shotgun sequence genome contains the following:
- the NDUFB1 gene encoding NADH dehydrogenase [ubiquinone] 1 beta subcomplex subunit 1, which yields MVNIVALLRDSWMYAVLPFGVTVGYYLDKWNDSKMTLYKNKSRLFQRELKPNEEAWK from the exons ATGGTGAACATTGTCGCCTTGCTCCGGGACTCGTGGATGTACGCGGTGCTGCCGTTTGGGGTCACGGTTGGATATTACCTGGATAAGTGGAACGACTCAAAGATGACTCTGTACAAGAATAAAAGCCGCCTCTTCCAGAG GGAACTAAAGCCTAATGAAGAGGCATGGAAGTAA